A stretch of the Panicum virgatum strain AP13 chromosome 9N, P.virgatum_v5, whole genome shotgun sequence genome encodes the following:
- the LOC120689727 gene encoding myosin-binding protein 1-like translates to MASRPSTGKPWRYQHLSALLFSAILEWVLMLLLLLEGLLSYLVTTFAHFCKLQPPCPMCTRLDHVLGKAQKGFYCNLMCSSHKAEASSWAFCHIHQKLVDIHSMCEACLLSFATDKKSNLETYRSLVGKLGVGIDNAGCRYNFASGNDATEAPVLKETLCSCCSRPLEVKYHPFVVLQNKASGIGIEGICRVASRDNQSIDEINYVAYSELKTSDTESEPWLPGCNVGNLLKGDYINLKEGFAMGHHQLTEIADDMPPYDNSQEKNPELSELTLVQNGGSDSKATENSEELRNIQDDGNGKASLQSTDLTIKDEQQITKHTGTKDKLEDDVWHNALSSTEELSVDIKSAETDTITNEKKAEFTHTARRKESFRVHEDLKSLLSQLSVASQAPDFDSPTVQNQHEQAILHNITRALSLDRNYSGISESMVHEAEGECTIDQLKQQIELDRRSINRLWKELEEERNASAVAANQTMAMITRLQEEKAAMQMEALQYQRMMEEQSEYDREDLQKMAQTVQTLQAEIEGYKIKLKDQLPVDEIRNHMRLSCPKEHGTSISRVKSLSGFEDEKTYISKRLRNLRQKLHEFSNNSKLVPSPKLSDDKEGSVDDRNNEDACEDVNEDDNTDDSEFNKHLGRNGDTFRDLKHGRGHDPKGQFHAMVSENDLASFEDQISEVSGRLMMLEADRSFLEHSVNSLTNGEAGEKLIRDIASSLRELRKMGIWKEYD, encoded by the exons ATGGCTTCAAGACCAAGTACTGGTAAACCTTGGAGATATCAGCATCTCTCTGCTCTATTATTTTCAGCAATCCTAGAATGGGTTTtgatgcttctgctgctgcttgaGGGGCTACTCTCCTATCTGGTGACGACATTTGCACACTTTTGCAAGCTGCAACCGCCATGCCCAATGTGCACAAGGTTGGATCATGTCTTGGGCAAGGCGCAGAAGGGCTTTTACTGCAACCTTATGTGCAGTTCTCACAAGGCAGAAGCATCATCATGGGCATTTTGCCACATCCACCAAAAGCTTGTTGATATCCACAGTATGTGTGAAGCCTGCCTTCTTTCATTTGCTACTGACAAGAAGTCAAACCTTGAGACATACCGATCCTTGGTAGGGAAACTTGGTGTCGGCATTGACAATGCAGGTTGCAGATACAACTTCGCTTCGGGAAATGATGCAACTGAAGCACCAGTCCTGAAGGAAACTCTATGCTCATGCTGCTCAAGGCCATTGGAAGTGAAGTATCATCCTTTTGTCGTTCTTCAGAACAAAGCTAGTGGCATTGGCATTGAGGGGATCTGTAGAGTTGCTTCAAGAGATAATCAGAGTATCGATGAGATCAATTATGTCGCGTATAGTGAGCTGAAGACCTCTGACACTGAATCAGAGCCCTGGCTGCCTGGTTGTAATGTTGGAAATTTGCTAAAGGGTGACTATATCAACTTGAAGGAAGGTTTTGCAATGGGCCATCATCAACTAACAGAGATTGCAGATGACATGCCTCCATATGACAACTCGCAGGAGAAAAATCCTGAGCTGTCTGAGTTGACACTAGTCCAGAATGGTGGTTCTGACAGTAAGGCTACTGAAAATTCAGAAGAGTTGCGCAACATCCAAGATGATGGAAATGGAAAGGCAAGCCTCCAGTCAACTGATCTTACCATCAAAGATGAGCAGCAAATTACTAAACATACCGGCACAAAAG ATAAATTGGAAGATGATGTTTGGCACAATGCTCTTAGTTCTACTGAGGAGTTATCAGTAGACATTAAATCAGCTGAAACAGACACCATAACCAATGAAAAGAAAGCTGAATTTACTCATACAGCAAGAAGGAAGGAGTCTTTTAGAGTTCATGAAGATTTGAAGTCACTGTTGTCACAGCTTTCTGTTGCTTCACAGGCACCTGATTTTGATAGTCCGACCGTCCAGAACCAACATGAACAAGCCATACTTCACAATATCACTAGAGCACTCTCCCTTGATAGGAATTATTCAGGTATCTCTGAGAGTATGGTGCATGAAGCTGAAGGAGAGTGCACAATTGATCAATTGAAGCAACAAATCGAATTAGACCGCAGGTCAATAAACCGTCTTTGGAAGGAGCTCGAGGAAGAAAGAAATGCTTCAGCTGTCGCGGCGAACCAAACAATGGCCATGATCACTAGACTACAGGAAGAGAAGGCAGCAATGCAGATGGAAGCATTGCAGTATCAGAGGATGATGGAAGAGCAAAGTGAGTACGACCGCGAGGACCTTCAGAAGATGGCCCAAACAGTTCAAACACTCCAAGCAGAGATTGAAGGCTACAAGATAAAACTTAAAGATCAGTTGCCCGTCGACGAAATACGCAACCACATGCGCCTTTCATGTCCGAAAGAACATGGTACTAGCATCTCCAGAGTCAAATCACTCTCGGGTTTTGAGGACGAGAAGACGTACATCTCAAAACGCTTGAGAAATCTGAGACAGAAGCTTCATGAATTCTCAAACAATAGCAAGCTTGTTCCATCTCCCAAGCTCAGTGATGACAAAGAAGGTTCAGTTGATGACAGAAACAACGAGGATGCGTGTGAAGATGTCAACGAAGATGACAATACAGACGATTCGGAATTCAACAAGCATCTAGGAAGAAATGGGGACACATTCAGGGACTTGAAACACGGCAGAGGACATGATCCAAAGGGGCAGTTCCATGCCATGGTCAGTGAAAATGACTTGGCTTCTTTCGAAGACCAGATATCTGAAGTCAGTGGGAGGCTGATGATGCTGGAAGCGGACCGGAGCTTCCTGGAGCATAGCGTGAACTCGCTGACAAATGGCGAGGCAGGTGagaagctgatccgcgacatcgcTAGCAGCCTCAGGGAGCTCCGGAAGATGGGGATCTGGAAGGAGTACGATTAG